A DNA window from Acetobacter aceti NBRC 14818 contains the following coding sequences:
- the addB gene encoding double-strand break repair protein AddB produces the protein MNAFSAPGLATIPAHLRFLDEIAARWTAGVEEDPERIGDGTLVLPGRRAARALTEAFLRQADGRAILLPRIIPIGGLDEAETALASPDALLLPPAVPPMRRLAILTRLVLQAETAFGTRPMLDQAWPLARALADLMDEAERSGIDLAETLPDAVDENFATHWQATLRFLSIITRVWPDWLREEGMMNPVARQIALLDAQANYWAHQVDGTARLWAVGFTDALPSTVNALRGVLLHPHGRLIVPGLDREMDDETFATLPDGHPQAGLSRLLASLDSRRDDVETWASVLSDDENRSVLAARTHTIARALLPAAALSDWAANSERGECAGLYRLASADQQEEAAAIALILRAGIEQKNKRVALVTPDRALAGRVAAELARWGILADDSAGELLITTPAAVLLRLLAQAVDQNLAPVALLALLKHPLVACGMSSGTARASARLLERRLLRGPAPAPGIEGLRRHLEEKQKMEGASLDGASADRPDEPQPLDLFLTAIERCLAPALESAREERTLPEQLTALLKAAEALTTTDDTPGAEKLWRGEDGNALGRRFSDLLTATDVLPPQPWAVLDGLLAAVFTEERVQSRRALRGRGETTITLHPRVFIWGLTEARLQTVDLMVLGGLVEGVWPPATDPGPWLSRPMRARVGLPSPEQAIGQAAHDFASCLSSAAEIVLSTPGRREGAPAVPARWLVRLDAFLAGRGQQLVEHPAQSWLSQIDRPVGAAQPVVAPEPRPAVNKRPRRLSVTEIETWMRDPYAIYAKHVLNLRPLDPLEQSVDASDYGMLVHGALDAWFQKHGAEWPRDPETSLRKAFLDSLDAASLRPALASWWRPRLLRIADWVAQAEAGRRQSASPRAILTEAKGRATIADTPGGPFTLTGRADRIDLFDDGKMALLDYKTGTVPSTKEVIAGWSPQLPLEAAMLTLGAFPEATKHFSTDESSNSEVGELIYWRLTGGAEPGSETVVKSKEISLAELAQQAWESLRQRVIAYDSKAQPYLSHPHPGKPPRFADYAQLARVTEWSTAREEGGE, from the coding sequence ATGAACGCTTTTTCCGCTCCCGGTCTCGCCACCATTCCTGCTCATCTGCGCTTTCTTGACGAAATTGCCGCTCGCTGGACCGCAGGCGTGGAGGAAGACCCCGAGCGGATCGGCGATGGCACGCTTGTTCTGCCAGGTCGTCGCGCTGCCCGCGCCCTGACGGAAGCCTTTCTGCGGCAGGCGGACGGACGGGCAATCCTTTTGCCTCGTATCATTCCCATCGGCGGTCTGGATGAGGCGGAAACGGCGCTTGCCAGTCCGGACGCCCTGCTGTTGCCTCCGGCCGTGCCACCCATGCGGCGGCTCGCCATCCTCACGCGACTAGTGCTTCAGGCGGAAACGGCTTTCGGCACCCGACCGATGCTGGATCAGGCGTGGCCTCTGGCGCGGGCGCTCGCTGATCTGATGGATGAGGCCGAGCGTTCGGGTATCGATCTCGCCGAGACACTGCCCGATGCCGTCGATGAGAATTTCGCCACGCACTGGCAGGCGACTCTCAGGTTCCTCAGCATCATTACCCGCGTTTGGCCTGACTGGTTGCGTGAGGAGGGGATGATGAATCCGGTCGCGCGTCAGATCGCGTTGCTGGACGCGCAGGCGAATTACTGGGCGCATCAGGTCGATGGAACGGCGCGGCTCTGGGCTGTTGGCTTCACCGATGCGCTGCCGTCCACAGTCAATGCGTTGCGAGGCGTGCTGCTGCACCCACACGGACGACTGATCGTCCCCGGTCTTGATCGGGAGATGGACGACGAGACGTTCGCCACGCTTCCGGATGGTCACCCGCAGGCGGGTCTCTCCCGGCTTCTGGCCAGTCTCGATTCCCGACGGGATGATGTGGAGACCTGGGCTTCGGTTCTTTCTGATGACGAGAATCGCTCTGTTCTCGCCGCCCGCACTCACACCATCGCACGGGCTCTCCTGCCCGCCGCTGCCTTGTCGGACTGGGCGGCTAATTCTGAACGTGGCGAGTGTGCCGGTTTGTATCGTCTTGCCAGCGCTGACCAGCAGGAGGAGGCTGCCGCCATTGCGCTGATTCTGCGGGCAGGGATCGAGCAGAAGAACAAAAGAGTCGCCTTGGTGACGCCGGATCGGGCGCTGGCGGGAAGGGTTGCGGCGGAACTGGCCCGGTGGGGCATCCTTGCGGACGATAGTGCGGGCGAACTGCTCATCACCACGCCCGCTGCCGTGTTGTTGCGTTTGCTGGCGCAGGCCGTGGATCAGAATCTTGCGCCTGTCGCGCTGCTGGCTTTGCTGAAACATCCGCTGGTTGCGTGCGGCATGTCGTCCGGTACTGCGCGTGCATCCGCTCGTCTGCTGGAGCGGAGGCTGCTGCGTGGCCCGGCACCTGCGCCGGGCATCGAAGGCCTACGGCGACATCTGGAAGAAAAGCAGAAGATGGAAGGGGCTTCTCTCGATGGCGCGTCGGCAGATCGGCCTGATGAACCGCAGCCTCTCGATCTGTTTCTGACGGCTATTGAGCGCTGCCTTGCACCGGCGCTGGAAAGTGCGCGCGAGGAGCGGACTCTGCCAGAGCAGCTTACAGCGCTGCTGAAGGCTGCCGAGGCGCTTACCACCACAGATGATACGCCGGGTGCGGAAAAACTCTGGCGTGGCGAGGACGGCAATGCTCTTGGTCGCCGTTTCTCCGATCTGCTGACGGCCACGGATGTGCTGCCGCCCCAACCATGGGCCGTGCTCGACGGACTACTGGCCGCCGTCTTTACCGAAGAGCGCGTGCAGAGTCGGCGTGCGTTGAGGGGGCGGGGCGAGACGACCATCACGCTGCATCCCCGCGTGTTTATCTGGGGTCTGACCGAGGCGCGTCTTCAGACCGTCGATCTCATGGTGCTGGGTGGTCTGGTCGAGGGCGTCTGGCCACCAGCCACTGATCCCGGCCCTTGGCTCAGTCGTCCCATGCGGGCGCGTGTCGGGTTGCCTTCGCCTGAGCAGGCTATCGGGCAGGCGGCGCATGATTTTGCATCCTGCCTGTCGTCCGCTGCCGAGATTGTATTATCCACACCGGGCCGTCGTGAAGGCGCGCCCGCAGTGCCGGCCCGCTGGCTGGTACGTCTGGACGCTTTCCTTGCTGGGCGCGGGCAGCAACTGGTGGAGCATCCGGCGCAGTCATGGCTGTCACAGATCGACCGTCCGGTCGGTGCAGCCCAACCGGTAGTGGCTCCCGAGCCCCGCCCGGCTGTCAACAAGCGGCCCCGTCGCCTGAGTGTCACCGAGATTGAGACATGGATGCGTGATCCGTACGCCATCTATGCCAAACATGTCCTGAATCTGCGTCCGCTCGATCCGCTGGAACAGTCCGTCGATGCGTCCGATTACGGTATGCTCGTTCACGGTGCGCTGGACGCATGGTTTCAGAAACATGGTGCAGAGTGGCCACGTGATCCCGAGACATCCCTGCGTAAGGCGTTTCTCGACAGTCTGGATGCCGCCAGCCTGCGTCCGGCTCTGGCTTCATGGTGGCGGCCCCGTCTGCTCCGTATCGCCGACTGGGTCGCGCAGGCCGAAGCAGGCCGCCGCCAAAGCGCTTCGCCACGCGCCATTCTGACGGAAGCCAAAGGTCGCGCCACCATCGCAGACACGCCCGGCGGACCATTCACGCTGACAGGGCGGGCTGATCGTATTGATCTGTTTGATGACGGGAAAATGGCGCTGCTCGATTACAAGACCGGCACGGTGCCTTCCACGAAGGAAGTGATTGCCGGGTGGAGTCCGCAGCTTCCGCTTGAGGCCGCCATGCTGACGCTAGGTGCGTTTCCGGAAGCCACGAAGCATTTTTCTACTGATGAGAGCAGCAATTCTGAGGTGGGCGAACTGATCTACTGGCGTCTGACTGGTGGTGCGGAACCGGGGTCTGAGACGGTCGTGAAGAGCAAGGAGATCAGCCTTGCCGAGCTTGCCCAGCAGGCCTGGGAAAGTCTGCGTCAGCGTGTGATCGCGTATGACAGCAAGGCGCAGCCTTATCTTTCGCACCCTCATCCCGGTAAACCGCCGCGTTTTGCGGACTATGCCCAGCTTGCCCGTGTGACGGAGTGGAGCACAGCGCGTGAGGAGGGAGGAGAATGA
- the addA gene encoding double-strand break repair helicase AddA has translation MTLPTSAIDLANAQQNAASDPNASVFVSASAGSGKTKLLIDRLLRLMLPRQNPHDPTGPLIPGTWPGRILCLTFTKAAAAEMAIRLQRTLGEWVTLSDDKLDQALGRLNVPLSARAEARALFARVLDLPGGMRIGTIHAFCQSLLRRFPLEAETNPHFTLMEDTDASLALSEATEAELGRLPASLVEPLAAQISLVDLLGLLTELRFSAQSHEALKLARTDREALRAKLLRALGVKAVPDGDPVLAACADIPDETEFRNFIETVSKEASDSVQKTAVSMLDWLSQCPPERAASWSAWCNFFLTNKGEPRKKGGLNAVFIKKHPDILERFEAETRRILAVEETSRAITLANLTLALLRTAAPVLETYSTGKALRGQVEYDDLILRTLGLLRDPGAAWVLYKLDGGIDHLLLDEVQDTSREQWRIAGDLTEEFFSGVGAHDENSGPRTVFAVGDYKQSIYGFQGADPEAFREWRQTFERRAQNAEALWREPQLTVSFRSTTPVLTLVDAVFNHPLAARGVSEPGQAMPRHESARPGQGGRVELWPLVPRAIEGEEDAAEPDPWAATRKNVGQISPQQRLADTLARWIAAQLLQPPAPGETQLTPGDVLILVPRRSAFVRALIRALKTADVPVATLVRTGLADQTVVQDLMALCDALLLPQDNLTLACVLTSPLGGLSDDSLMALAMDRDGEPLWTVLRERHAERPDWSAAWNYLSALFRRVDYASPYTLLSEALGVHGGRARILARLGPEAAEPIDELLSAALRYEENHVHSLQGFLHWLRNSNESVKREAEATGNAVRVMTAHGSKGLQARLVILPDTIGTPRSDSRLLWLLAKGSDSSLPVFVPRTDTATEVTKAVREKLREQAAEEYNRLLYVALTRASDRLVVCGWETGRALSDESWYARCVDGFTAAGAVSEPFDLGWEGERLVLQEIATVSRTTHAETVLPPSAPLPAWAGHAPDWTPTPPPTESALARPLSPSRPDDAPFGEQPSTRSPLDIAALTPNAAREAAFRRGTLVHALLQFLPDRPEADRTDVGYNWLLQPGNQLDEQEAARLVARVIEVMESPFLAPLFAEGSRAEQRLAGVVGETVIVGQVDRMVVLPDRVLVCDFKTNRRPPSSVERTPVMYLRQMAAYRALLQALYPGRAVECYLVWTEVPTVTVLPGGLLEEYRPG, from the coding sequence ATGACACTCCCCACCAGCGCCATCGACCTTGCCAACGCGCAGCAGAACGCGGCGTCTGATCCGAACGCGTCCGTGTTCGTGTCGGCGTCCGCAGGCAGCGGCAAGACCAAACTGCTCATCGACCGTCTGTTGCGTCTGATGCTGCCGCGTCAGAACCCGCACGATCCGACCGGACCGCTCATTCCCGGCACATGGCCGGGGCGCATCCTCTGTTTGACATTCACCAAGGCAGCTGCTGCGGAAATGGCGATCCGTCTCCAGCGTACGCTTGGGGAGTGGGTTACGCTGTCGGATGACAAGCTGGATCAGGCTCTTGGCAGACTGAATGTTCCGCTTTCGGCCCGTGCGGAAGCGCGTGCGCTGTTCGCCCGTGTGCTTGATCTGCCGGGCGGCATGCGGATCGGCACGATTCACGCTTTCTGCCAGTCTCTACTGCGTCGTTTTCCATTGGAAGCAGAGACCAATCCGCATTTTACGCTGATGGAAGATACAGACGCGTCTCTGGCTTTGTCGGAGGCGACGGAGGCGGAGTTGGGGCGTCTTCCTGCCAGTCTGGTGGAGCCTTTGGCCGCGCAGATTTCACTCGTGGATCTTCTGGGTCTGCTGACCGAACTCCGTTTCAGCGCTCAGAGCCATGAAGCGCTGAAACTTGCACGCACGGACAGGGAAGCCTTGCGGGCAAAGCTGCTCAGAGCACTCGGCGTGAAAGCGGTTCCTGATGGAGATCCGGTTCTGGCAGCGTGTGCAGATATTCCGGATGAGACAGAATTCAGAAACTTCATTGAAACAGTCAGTAAAGAAGCTTCTGATAGTGTTCAGAAAACGGCCGTTTCTATGTTGGACTGGCTTTCGCAATGTCCCCCTGAACGTGCTGCTTCGTGGTCTGCATGGTGCAATTTCTTCCTAACAAATAAGGGGGAACCACGTAAGAAGGGTGGTCTCAACGCTGTATTCATCAAAAAACATCCTGATATTCTTGAACGCTTTGAAGCTGAGACCAGACGCATTCTCGCTGTCGAGGAAACAAGCCGCGCTATTACGCTCGCCAATCTGACGCTTGCGCTGCTGCGTACGGCGGCTCCGGTTCTGGAAACCTACAGCACCGGCAAGGCATTACGCGGACAGGTGGAGTATGATGACCTCATTCTCCGTACGCTTGGCCTGCTTCGTGATCCTGGCGCGGCATGGGTTCTTTACAAACTTGATGGCGGTATCGACCATCTTCTTCTTGATGAGGTGCAGGATACTTCCCGAGAACAGTGGCGTATCGCCGGTGATCTGACAGAAGAGTTCTTCTCGGGCGTTGGTGCGCACGACGAAAATTCGGGGCCGCGCACAGTCTTCGCCGTGGGCGATTACAAGCAGTCGATCTATGGATTTCAGGGTGCCGATCCGGAAGCTTTCCGTGAATGGCGTCAGACTTTCGAAAGACGTGCGCAGAATGCTGAGGCACTCTGGCGGGAACCTCAACTCACCGTTTCGTTCCGTTCTACTACACCGGTCCTGACTCTTGTGGATGCAGTCTTCAATCATCCGCTTGCGGCGCGGGGCGTCAGCGAACCGGGTCAGGCGATGCCGCGTCATGAATCCGCCCGTCCGGGACAAGGAGGTCGTGTCGAACTCTGGCCGCTTGTGCCTCGCGCCATCGAAGGTGAAGAGGATGCCGCGGAACCTGATCCGTGGGCGGCAACCCGCAAGAATGTGGGGCAGATTTCACCACAGCAGCGCCTTGCGGATACGTTGGCTCGCTGGATAGCTGCACAGTTGTTGCAACCTCCTGCGCCGGGAGAAACGCAGCTGACGCCGGGCGATGTTCTGATCCTTGTGCCCCGTCGTTCCGCTTTTGTAAGAGCTCTGATCCGTGCGCTCAAAACAGCGGACGTACCGGTGGCGACGCTCGTGCGGACGGGTCTTGCGGACCAGACGGTGGTGCAGGATCTGATGGCGCTGTGCGACGCGCTACTTTTGCCACAGGACAATCTGACACTGGCCTGCGTGCTGACGTCGCCGCTCGGCGGTCTCAGCGATGACAGCCTGATGGCGCTGGCCATGGATCGGGACGGCGAACCACTGTGGACCGTGCTGCGTGAACGTCACGCCGAGCGTCCGGACTGGTCGGCGGCATGGAATTACCTGTCTGCCCTGTTTCGTCGCGTGGATTATGCCTCGCCTTACACGCTGTTGTCCGAGGCGCTCGGTGTGCATGGTGGTCGTGCCCGTATTCTTGCGCGTCTTGGTCCGGAAGCTGCCGAACCGATTGACGAGCTTCTCTCCGCCGCGCTGCGTTATGAGGAAAATCACGTACATTCCCTACAAGGTTTCCTGCACTGGCTTCGTAACTCGAATGAAAGCGTCAAGCGGGAAGCTGAGGCGACAGGAAACGCCGTGCGTGTGATGACCGCACACGGTTCGAAAGGATTGCAGGCGCGATTGGTCATTCTTCCCGATACGATCGGAACGCCCCGTTCCGACAGTCGGCTTCTCTGGCTTCTGGCGAAGGGAAGTGATTCGAGCCTGCCGGTATTCGTGCCGCGGACTGACACTGCCACAGAAGTGACAAAGGCCGTCCGTGAGAAACTTCGTGAGCAGGCAGCGGAAGAATATAACCGTCTGCTCTATGTCGCTCTGACCCGCGCCAGTGATCGGCTGGTGGTCTGTGGCTGGGAGACAGGACGCGCGCTCAGTGATGAAAGCTGGTACGCCCGGTGTGTGGATGGTTTCACTGCGGCTGGGGCCGTATCCGAGCCATTCGATCTTGGTTGGGAGGGGGAACGCCTCGTTCTGCAGGAGATTGCGACAGTCAGCCGAACAACGCACGCTGAAACAGTGTTGCCACCGTCAGCCCCACTCCCGGCATGGGCGGGGCATGCGCCTGACTGGACACCCACGCCACCGCCTACGGAATCTGCGCTGGCCCGCCCACTGTCGCCAAGCCGTCCGGATGACGCACCGTTTGGCGAACAGCCCTCCACGCGTTCTCCGCTGGATATTGCGGCACTGACTCCGAATGCAGCGCGAGAAGCGGCTTTTCGCCGGGGCACGCTTGTTCATGCATTGCTTCAGTTTTTGCCTGATAGACCGGAAGCGGATCGGACGGATGTAGGCTATAACTGGCTTCTTCAACCCGGCAATCAGTTGGATGAGCAGGAAGCAGCCCGACTGGTCGCGCGTGTCATTGAAGTGATGGAATCGCCTTTTCTGGCGCCATTGTTTGCAGAAGGCAGTCGTGCGGAGCAGAGACTGGCGGGTGTTGTCGGGGAGACTGTTATTGTCGGTCAGGTCGATCGCATGGTTGTATTGCCCGATCGTGTACTGGTCTGCGATTTTAAAACCAATCGTCGTCCTCCTTCATCCGTGGAGCGTACGCCGGTGATGTATCTGCGGCAGATGGCGGCGTATCGCGCTCTTCTGCAGGCGCTCTATCCGGGGCGCGCTGTGGAATGTTATCTGGTTTGGACAGAGGTGCCGACGGTGACTGTATTGCCCGGAGGACTCTTGGAGGAATATAGGCCGGGATAA
- a CDS encoding flagellar FliJ family protein, with protein MSSSPLDSLLKIRKQELDEAKKLLSEALARAMMASDAVKAAEQNMVRERDLALDFSADDQVVEAYSRWLPIGRAALDKARLSEQDASMEVESCRTRVNMARSALEAAEKLAEMKAKEQQELAQKKEQAMLDDLAMRRATQKKTD; from the coding sequence ATGTCTTCTTCCCCGCTTGATTCCCTTCTGAAAATCAGAAAACAGGAGCTTGATGAAGCCAAGAAACTGCTTTCGGAAGCACTGGCGCGGGCCATGATGGCTTCTGACGCCGTGAAAGCAGCGGAGCAGAACATGGTCCGCGAGAGAGATCTGGCGCTGGACTTTTCGGCTGACGATCAGGTGGTCGAAGCTTACTCTCGCTGGTTGCCGATCGGTCGGGCGGCTCTCGACAAGGCGCGTCTGAGTGAACAGGACGCCTCCATGGAGGTGGAGTCCTGTCGCACACGGGTCAATATGGCCCGGTCAGCACTCGAAGCCGCTGAAAAACTGGCGGAAATGAAGGCCAAGGAGCAGCAGGAACTGGCGCAGAAAAAGGAACAGGCCATGCTGGATGATCTGGCCATGCGTCGGGCGACCCAGAAGAAAACAGACTGA
- a CDS encoding LexA family transcriptional regulator yields MAEEKKNSRRRRGPSLKEAPDPSTREGRLTQAIQRYGSARQLHLATGISESMIGKYQKPGADWKPSKIEEISRELGVSVEWLWTGETKLSSSVAVVYYDARASAGFGRTCEESVGHPIQFPRSFLTDELGLQPSGLIMITADGDSMLPTIHSGDRLLVDTQPSTRIEGVYAVVMHGGLFVKRISRTANGDFLVQSDNPAYQSATFPSDQVSLGSPDGHAMTIIGRVVWTMQRV; encoded by the coding sequence ATGGCGGAAGAAAAGAAAAACTCCCGTCGCCGCCGCGGTCCTTCCCTGAAGGAGGCTCCGGATCCTTCAACGCGCGAAGGAAGACTGACGCAGGCGATCCAGCGTTACGGCTCTGCACGGCAACTGCATCTCGCCACTGGCATTTCCGAGTCCATGATCGGGAAGTACCAAAAGCCAGGAGCAGACTGGAAGCCTTCAAAAATTGAAGAAATATCCAGAGAACTCGGCGTCTCTGTCGAATGGCTCTGGACGGGAGAGACCAAACTCTCCTCTTCCGTTGCCGTCGTTTATTACGATGCCAGAGCGTCTGCCGGTTTTGGTCGCACCTGTGAGGAAAGTGTGGGACACCCCATACAGTTTCCACGATCCTTTCTGACCGACGAATTAGGGCTGCAACCTTCCGGCCTGATCATGATCACGGCTGACGGTGATTCCATGCTCCCCACCATCCACAGTGGTGATCGCCTGCTGGTTGATACCCAGCCTTCCACAAGGATCGAAGGGGTTTATGCTGTCGTGATGCATGGCGGTCTGTTCGTAAAAAGGATTTCCCGCACAGCTAACGGTGATTTTCTCGTCCAGTCCGATAATCCGGCGTACCAATCAGCAACTTTCCCATCTGATCAGGTCAGCCTCGGCTCACCTGATGGGCATGCCATGACCATTATTGGACGTGTCGTCTGGACAATGCAGCGGGTCTGA
- the tsaE gene encoding tRNA (adenosine(37)-N6)-threonylcarbamoyltransferase complex ATPase subunit type 1 TsaE yields MTTRNLMLNTRSETEALARRLAGLTRSGDAILLSGSLGAGKSVFARAFLRTLCNDPTLDVPSPTFTLVQPYDSPMGEVSHFDLWRLQGPEALEELGWDDARTGIVLVEWPERLEDLTPPDALHVTLKPRPATGQDPDAEDQPREAVLAGWADRL; encoded by the coding sequence ATGACCACCCGTAACCTGATGCTGAATACCCGGTCCGAGACCGAGGCTCTTGCCCGCAGGCTGGCTGGTCTGACCCGTTCCGGTGACGCCATTCTGCTTTCAGGCTCTCTCGGCGCAGGAAAAAGTGTTTTCGCCCGAGCCTTTCTGCGCACCCTCTGCAACGATCCGACGCTGGATGTTCCCAGTCCCACTTTTACGCTGGTCCAGCCCTATGACTCGCCAATGGGTGAAGTATCACACTTCGATCTCTGGCGGTTGCAGGGGCCAGAAGCGCTGGAGGAGCTGGGATGGGACGACGCCCGCACAGGCATCGTGCTGGTTGAATGGCCTGAGCGTCTGGAAGATCTTACGCCGCCCGACGCCCTACATGTCACGCTGAAACCACGCCCTGCCACCGGGCAGGACCCCGATGCGGAAGACCAGCCCCGTGAGGCTGTTCTGGCGGGCTGGGCAGACCGTCTGTGA
- the zapE gene encoding cell division protein ZapE yields the protein MNRQPLSAQSRTSGQPQASGPFALYEERVASGTLRRDPDQERVARRLDRLWVELEAYRPAPVRPQEERKGLFSKLVSKLPELLNRTDERVDDGIPRGVYIVGRVGRGKTMLMDLFFSCVTIERKQRIHFLTFMQEVHQRLRTLKEANPGMSDPIPPLAQTIAQDATLLCFDEFQINDIADAMILGRLFEALFAAKVIIVATSNTVPGDLFQNRPGADAFKPFITIIQRHLDTEVLDSETDYRRGRDQDDTTWIVPADETARRRLDKIVARYGEGHPVEKVTLEFSGRTLPVDHAQGPVARFDFTSLCSRPLGPNDYLAIAKKFPVIVMDDIPSLGPDDANVARRFITLIDALYDNGNLLFVSADDSPDNLFPSGEGADAFARTASRLMEMSSESWLARAHGPGGVLSRP from the coding sequence ATGAACAGACAGCCCCTTTCCGCCCAGTCCCGGACTTCAGGCCAGCCTCAGGCTTCAGGTCCATTTGCGCTGTATGAAGAGCGTGTCGCCAGCGGCACCCTGCGGCGCGATCCGGATCAGGAACGAGTCGCCAGACGCCTCGACCGCCTGTGGGTCGAACTGGAGGCGTACCGTCCTGCTCCGGTCAGACCTCAGGAAGAGCGGAAAGGCCTGTTCTCGAAACTCGTCAGCAAGCTGCCGGAACTGCTGAACCGGACAGACGAACGCGTCGATGACGGTATTCCACGCGGGGTGTATATCGTTGGTCGTGTCGGTCGCGGCAAGACGATGCTGATGGACCTGTTCTTCTCCTGTGTCACGATCGAGAGGAAGCAGCGTATCCACTTTCTGACGTTCATGCAGGAAGTGCACCAGCGGCTCCGGACGCTCAAGGAAGCCAATCCGGGGATGAGCGATCCAATCCCGCCGCTGGCCCAGACCATCGCTCAGGATGCGACTCTGCTCTGTTTCGATGAGTTCCAGATCAATGACATCGCCGACGCCATGATTCTGGGGCGTCTGTTTGAGGCCCTGTTTGCGGCGAAGGTCATTATCGTCGCCACCTCGAATACCGTGCCTGGCGATCTGTTCCAGAATCGCCCCGGTGCAGATGCTTTCAAGCCGTTCATCACCATCATCCAGCGTCATCTGGATACGGAAGTGCTGGATTCGGAGACCGATTATCGCCGTGGACGCGATCAGGACGATACGACATGGATCGTCCCGGCTGACGAGACGGCCAGACGACGTCTCGACAAGATCGTAGCCCGTTATGGCGAAGGCCATCCGGTGGAAAAGGTGACTCTGGAATTCAGCGGGCGGACTCTTCCGGTCGACCACGCACAGGGTCCGGTTGCCCGTTTCGATTTCACTTCTCTGTGTAGCAGACCGCTGGGACCAAATGATTATTTGGCAATCGCCAAGAAATTTCCCGTTATTGTGATGGACGACATTCCATCGCTTGGACCCGACGATGCGAACGTCGCCAGACGCTTCATCACATTGATCGATGCCTTGTATGACAACGGCAATTTGCTGTTCGTCTCCGCCGACGACTCCCCGGATAACCTGTTTCCGTCAGGGGAGGGCGCGGACGCATTCGCCCGCACGGCGTCCCGCCTCATGGAGATGAGCAGCGAGAGCTGGCTGGCCCGTGCTCACGGTCCGGGGGGAGTCCTCTCCAGACCGTGA
- a CDS encoding carboxymuconolactone decarboxylase family protein yields MTDWSDWNERREHLGKAIGAYSSVAPDTVSSILALNGASAKSGHLDAKTRELIALAVAATTRCDGCITIHAAEAVKAGATREEIGEALSVAIALNAGAALVYSTRIMDAFDAAKKAGG; encoded by the coding sequence ATGACGGACTGGAGTGACTGGAATGAACGACGCGAGCATCTGGGCAAGGCCATCGGCGCCTACAGCTCTGTCGCGCCTGATACGGTCTCGAGCATTCTCGCCCTGAACGGCGCGAGCGCAAAAAGCGGTCACCTCGACGCAAAGACGCGGGAGCTAATTGCGCTGGCGGTCGCCGCAACGACCCGCTGTGACGGCTGCATCACCATTCATGCTGCGGAAGCCGTAAAGGCCGGCGCGACCCGAGAGGAAATCGGGGAAGCGCTCAGTGTCGCCATTGCTTTGAATGCTGGAGCGGCGCTTGTTTACTCGACCCGTATCATGGACGCATTTGACGCTGCGAAAAAAGCCGGCGGCTGA
- a CDS encoding helix-turn-helix domain-containing protein, with protein sequence MVRKFEAERAEDLGKAARALYAKGKSIRAISEQIGASRSYVHRILMRARAERLAAMVSQRRIAQGNDPLPPGNIISMGAISLHNRRYFH encoded by the coding sequence ATGGTCAGAAAGTTTGAAGCTGAGCGAGCAGAAGATCTGGGAAAGGCAGCCAGGGCGCTTTACGCAAAAGGAAAAAGTATTCGTGCCATTTCCGAACAGATTGGCGCGTCACGATCCTATGTCCATCGGATTCTGATGCGCGCACGGGCGGAACGTCTTGCCGCTATGGTCAGTCAGCGTCGCATTGCGCAGGGGAATGATCCTCTCCCTCCGGGAAACATTATCAGTATGGGAGCCATAAGTTTACATAATCGTCGGTATTTTCATTAA